AAGTTATCGATGTCCAACATCAAAATGGAAAAAGGCTGAATGCAGCCCTTTCGATTGACGCTGAATAGATGGCGCAGTTCATAATCAAAGGAGCGGCGGTTTCGCAAACCGGTTAAATGGTCCGTTAACGACTTGTGCTGATTTTCAAAATAAGCAGAACCTACTTTAAACACCGTTTCGGTAATATGATAAATAAGGTAGCCTCCAATGACGGCTACGATCAGGCGGAACAGAACGATCCCCCAATAATTAGCGTCTTCTTGTAAATTGATCGATAGCGACCACCAAACAATGGCTTCTCCCGCAAGGTTCATAAACCAGAACTTCTTTTTTTGAGACCAAGAGGTACGTGCGGCCGCGATGCAAACGGCTCCGATCAGCAGCATATTGGCTGCCGCTACAAAAGCCTGCGAAGACGACTCAAATAATAAAATTCTCGCAGCTGCAATAATTACAGCTGATAAGCCTGCTGATAAGGTTTGGTTACTCTTATACTTACGTTTCTGCTTCGCTGCAATAATTACAGCTGATAAGCCTGCTGATAAGGGCCCCGCATAAATCGCGGCGATCACAGTAGCTAAGTGTCTCATATCCGTAAAGGTATATTCATCTAAACGGATCGACAAAAGCATCAGCTCACAGCCGAGCGCACCTGCTAGCACTCCCAATAACCATTTAGCCTTCAGTGAATGCAAGGACATTTTACTGATTAAAAAACCCGCTATATATAAGCAAAAAACAAGGACCGCTATATTTAAAAACAAGGGTTGAAGCAAAGTCGTTCCTCTCTCTCCATTAGGTTTTTTTTCATCATACAATACATTCTGCTAAAAGGTAATAAATGTTTTTATTTAACAATTATTCTTACATACTCTGTTCACCAAATTTTCAATAGTTTCCATTCTGATTGGATGTTTCTTATCTACTATATGATCAATAGTCGTTCATTATTTGAAAAACGTTTTATAGAATACTGCTATGCAGCGGATGTCACATCATGGTTTGAAAACAGTAAACATTTCCGGACTTCTGATCAGATCATTAGCCGTATACTAACATTAAGACAGCCTCTCCCTTGCTGCTAAGGTTTGCAACGATTCACCAGGTGATGAGAAGAGGATGTGTGAGGAATCCTGTCCTAAATAGGCTTTGCTGCCCCCGAGTCAAGGCGAGCACAAAAAAGAGACGGATAAGCGAATCAAAACAACGCCTAAAGCTTCGATCAGACCGGCTGCACTCCCATATTTAGGGGAGATTTCAGAAAGGTATTACCAGCTTCATCCAGCGTCTATTCCTGCCCCTTTTTTGCTCTGTGCACTCTGAAGACGAAAAAAGACCATCGCCAGCATTTTCCCTCATGCTTTAAGGGCGAGTGGTCAAATAAACTTCACCATTGCCGAAGCTCATGATCCGGCAGGCTGAACCGGTGAACCACTCCGACTTTTTCATAACCGTTCTTCAAGCTGTTCTTTTTCCATATCCTCAGCATATCTTGTTCAAAATACCTGATTAAACTTTTTTATATTTCAAAATATAAAAGAAGGTCTGGATTTTTTCTTTAAAATGAATTAAAATTGAGTCCTATTAATAAATATACAAGACTATTCATTGAGAGGAAGACAAGAGATGGAAGATACGAATAAACGTTCTTTATCACATATTTTACTGTTCATCATCCCATCGCTGGTCGGTCTGATCATGTTCATGATCCCCATGAAGCTCGGCGGCGATTATACGATACCTATCGCTTTTTTATCCGGTTGGCTGCAGGACGTGATCGGCGCTTGGATTCCCGCGATCGTCACTTATTTAATTGTGGCGGCTGCGATCGGCACATTATTCGTTAAAGCCGTGCGGCCTGCCTTCGTGCGCCACTCGCCATTTTTGGCTTCGCTGTTTGATATCACTCCTTTCTGGGCCGCGGTTCGGGTGCTGGGGGCGATCTTTGCCGTGATGACTTTATACCAGCTCGGTCCCGAGTGGGTGTATTCGGACAGCACCGGCGGACTCCTGCTAAATGATTTGCTGCCGGTTTTGTTTGCCACTTTTATTTTTGCCGGGCTGCTGCTGCCGCTGCTATTGAACTTTGGGCTGCTGGAATTTATCGGATACTCGTTGACGAAATTGATGCGGCCGTTATTTAAGCTTCCAGGCCGTTCTTCGGTGGACTGCTTGGCCTCTTGGCTCGGAGACGGAACGATCGGTGTGCTTTTGACAAGCAAACAATATGAGGAAGGCTTTTACACGAAAAAGGAAGCGGCCATTATTGGAACGACTTTCTCTGTCGTTTCCGTCACCTTCTGTTTAGTCGTAATTTCTGAAGTAGGATTGGAAGATTACTTCCTTCCTTTCTACGGAACCGTAATCCTTTCAGGAATCGCCGCCGCTTTAATATTGCCGCGCATTCCCCCGTTATCCAAAAAGGAAGATGCCTTTATCAGCGGGGAAAAGAGAACGGATGCGGAAGAATTAGTTCCCGCCGGACACTCCGCCATCTCTTACGGATTTGAGCAAGCGGTTCAAACCGCTAAGAAAAACAAACCAATGCAAGTGGTTCAATCCAGTCTCCAAAATGTCTTGGATATGCTGCTTGGCGTGGCTCCTACGGTGATGACATTAGGAACAGCCGCTGTTATCATTGCGGAATATACGCCGTTCTTCCAATGGCTCGGTCTGCCATTTATTCCGCTTTTGGAGCTGCTGCAAATTCCATTTGCCGAGGAAGCCTCCCAAACGATTATGGTCGGCTTTGCGGACATGTTCCTGCCTTCTGTCATCGGCGCTGGTATTGAGAGTGAATTAACCCGCTTTGTCATTGCAACGCTGTCCGTTTCCCAGCTCGTCTACATGTCAGAGGTCGGCGGCTTAATTCTCGGAACGAAAATCCCGATTTCATTCAAAGATTTAATCTTCATTTTCATTTTAAGAACATTGATTACCCTGCCAATCATCGCCTGCGTAGCCCACTTGATTTTCTAAGGCAAAAGCGAAGACGCTTTTCAAGTGAACCTTCAAACAGCAGGACAGTCTTATATGCAGGATAAAAAACAAAGCCCAAGAATGTGCCGAAAAAACCCACATTCTTGGGCTTATATATTAGCCGAAATAGCGCTTTTTAAACAGTCCCTTAAAAGCTTTAAATATCCCAGTAAATCAACCATCCTAAAGTTCGGCTGAATCACGCTCTCTTTTTAGTGCCTGCTGGCTGCTTTTGAACGGCCACCAAGCACCTTGCCCGAAGGATACGGTAATAGCTGGAATGAGCAGCGGCAAAATGATTAACCCGTACAGCAATAAACCGGTGATGACAATCGCAGCGATTTGAACTAAGCTTAACACGCCGGACGGCATCATTGCGGCAAATGTTCCAGCAAGTATGATGGCTGCGGTCATAATAACCGTTCCCATTTTCGCCATCGATTTCAGCATCGCTCCTGGTATAGACGCTCCATCCGCAGCCTCTTCCCGAAAACGGTCAAGCAGGAAGATGGAGTAATCGATGCCGAGCGCCACCAGCATCACAAAGCCAAAGAACGGAACAGCCCAGCTGATTCCGTCATAGCCCAGCCAGTTAACGAACACCAGCTCAGCCGCAGAAACCGATGTAAAGTAAGCGAGCAGTAAAGAACCCATCATATACAGCGGCATAATAAACGAACGGAACAGCACCGATAAAACAATGATCAAGCTAACGAGCATAATCGTGACGGTTCGGGTGAAATCGGCAGAGGAGATTTCTTGCAGATCACTGTTCATGCTGGACACTCCGCCATAGGCTACCTCGGCCTCTTCAAACGGCGTGCCGGCCGCTGAGCGTTCCGCCGCTTCTTTGATTCTTTTTACGGTATCAATCGCTTGCGGCGAGTATGGATCATCCGCCAAAATCACTTCAAGCAAAACCCCGCTTTTTCGGCCAATCGCATAGCGATCCAGCACTGGCTGAAAGTCTTTCTTGGCGAGCGTTCCCGCCGGGATAAACATACCAGTATCCCGCAAGCTTTCAGATTGGCTCATCTTTGCAGTCACAGAGGAGGCTTTGTTTAGACCGCTCTTAATCTCAGAAAGACCCCGGTTTGCCGCTCCCACTCCTTTAGAGAGCTCCGTTAAGCCGCCTTTCATCTGGCCGATCTGTCCGGTTGAGCTTTCCACTTGGGCTCCAGCCTTCGCAATCCCTTGCTGCACTTGACCAAGCTGCTGCTGCAGCATGCCGAGCTGCTGAACGGCTTGCGGAATATTTTGCGTTTGCTGCAGGCCTTTCGATAGGAGGCCGAGCTGCTGATTAATTTGACCGATGCCTTGCGCCGCTTGTCCTAGATCCCCAGCACCGGCCGATGCTTCACCGCCGGCAGGAAGCTGCCCTGCCATGCCATTCAGCCCGGCTTGCACATCCGTCAAGCCCTTTTGCACGTTCACAAAGCCATCTTGAGCCTTTTTCAATCCTTGTGTAATTTCTCCAAGCTGATGATCAATATAAAGCTCATCCATCACGTCTCCAGCCGGCCGCGTAATCGTGCGCACTTCTTTCACGCCCTCTTCCTTTTCAATCTCGCGGCTGATGGATTCGATATAAGGAACAGTCGATTCGCTGACTGCCTCTTTCTTCTCCTTTAAGATGACCTGAACAGGCAGCGAGTCCCCTTTTCCAAATCCTTCTTCAATTGCTTCAAGCCCCTTCACGGAATCATAATCACTGCCAATCTCATCTACTGTGTTATAAGAAAGCTGATTATCGTACGTAAAGAGCAGCGGAATGGCGATTATGGCTACGACCAGCATAGAAAGAAGTGGCCGCTTTACCGATAAACCGCCGAATGCCAGCCATAATTTGCTGTCGCGATGGCCAGCGGATTGCTTCGATGGCCAAAATAGTTTATCTTTTAATACTGCCATAAAAAAGGGTACGACCGTAAATAAAACTAGAAGCAGCACTGCGATGCCGACAGCTACGCCAACAGCCGATTTAAATATCGGGAAATCTGCGAAGCCAATCGCCGAAAAGCCGATAAATACGGCCAATCCGCTGATTAGAAGCGTTCTTCCAGCCGTTTTGTACGTATTCACAATCGCTTCCTCCACCGCATGCCCGGCCAGCAGCTCTTCTTTATACCTGCTGAGCAGCAAAATGCAGTAATCAGTCCCGATGCCAAACAGGACCGCCACGAGGAAGATTTGCGTATAGTTAGATACTGGAAAGTCGAACCATTCAATAAAGAATGCGACAACCGACTGACTCAGCAAATAGGTGATCCCCACAGCGAGCAGCGGAACAAATGGCGTCACAACCGACCGAAACACTGCTAGAAGCAAAGCAAAAATAAGAACAACCGTGATAACCTCTGTCCGCTTCAGTCCTTCTTGGGCGCTGATATTCACATCGTTGTTAATAATGGCTTCCCCTGTTAAATAAACAGTTGTATCCTTCGGCAACACAGCTGAGCGGATTTCATCGGCAAGCTCATTGACTTCTTCTTCCGTTCCATCCACTGTCAGCGGCACAAGCACCGTTTTTCGATCTTTCGAAATTAGCTGTTCTTCCATCTCTTTGTTTTCAAAAGGATTCATCACTTCTTGAACCGGAGAGCCAAGATCAGCTAACTCCTTCACCGTCTTGGCAATCATCCGGCGAGACGATTCATTCAGCTTTCCATCTAACGGAAAGACAAGAGAGATCGTCTCCGCCCCAGCCCCCGCCTTATCCAATATTTCGATCGCTCTCTGAGAATCGGCTTCATCAGGAAGCTGAAAGGAACCGGCTTTCTCAGCTTGCTTAGACAGATTAGGGGCCAACACAAATAGAACGGCTGTTAGAACAATCAGCCCAGCCGTAATGGGCCATTTCCACTGAATGATTCTTCTCATCATCTACTCCCCATCCAATCGTAATATTTTTTTAAGCTTGCGAAGCGTCTTGATAAATTGCTCGATTTCGTGCTCTTCAATTTGATCTGAAAGCAATTGTTCAATATAGCTGTAGCATAAACCGTTGTATTTCTCGATGACAGCCTTTCCATTCTCGGTTAACTCAATCAGCTTTGTCCTCTGATCTTCTTTCGCTTTCACCATTTGAACGAGTCCTTGTTCAGCCAATTTTTTCAGACGGTTGGAAATGGCGCTTTTATGCACTCCCTGTATAGCCGCCAGCTTATTCGAAGCAACC
The Bacillus xiapuensis DNA segment above includes these coding regions:
- a CDS encoding MMPL family transporter, producing MRRIIQWKWPITAGLIVLTAVLFVLAPNLSKQAEKAGSFQLPDEADSQRAIEILDKAGAGAETISLVFPLDGKLNESSRRMIAKTVKELADLGSPVQEVMNPFENKEMEEQLISKDRKTVLVPLTVDGTEEEVNELADEIRSAVLPKDTTVYLTGEAIINNDVNISAQEGLKRTEVITVVLIFALLLAVFRSVVTPFVPLLAVGITYLLSQSVVAFFIEWFDFPVSNYTQIFLVAVLFGIGTDYCILLLSRYKEELLAGHAVEEAIVNTYKTAGRTLLISGLAVFIGFSAIGFADFPIFKSAVGVAVGIAVLLLVLFTVVPFFMAVLKDKLFWPSKQSAGHRDSKLWLAFGGLSVKRPLLSMLVVAIIAIPLLFTYDNQLSYNTVDEIGSDYDSVKGLEAIEEGFGKGDSLPVQVILKEKKEAVSESTVPYIESISREIEKEEGVKEVRTITRPAGDVMDELYIDHQLGEITQGLKKAQDGFVNVQKGLTDVQAGLNGMAGQLPAGGEASAGAGDLGQAAQGIGQINQQLGLLSKGLQQTQNIPQAVQQLGMLQQQLGQVQQGIAKAGAQVESSTGQIGQMKGGLTELSKGVGAANRGLSEIKSGLNKASSVTAKMSQSESLRDTGMFIPAGTLAKKDFQPVLDRYAIGRKSGVLLEVILADDPYSPQAIDTVKRIKEAAERSAAGTPFEEAEVAYGGVSSMNSDLQEISSADFTRTVTIMLVSLIIVLSVLFRSFIMPLYMMGSLLLAYFTSVSAAELVFVNWLGYDGISWAVPFFGFVMLVALGIDYSIFLLDRFREEAADGASIPGAMLKSMAKMGTVIMTAAIILAGTFAAMMPSGVLSLVQIAAIVITGLLLYGLIILPLLIPAITVSFGQGAWWPFKSSQQALKRERDSAEL
- a CDS encoding MarR family winged helix-turn-helix transcriptional regulator codes for the protein MSKQLREAVELFEEVMIYGTERVLRAVDHPLWQEYSPEQLQMMGIIQKHGPVASNKLAAIQGVHKSAISNRLKKLAEQGLVQMVKAKEDQRTKLIELTENGKAVIEKYNGLCYSYIEQLLSDQIEEHEIEQFIKTLRKLKKILRLDGE
- a CDS encoding YjiH family protein; this encodes MEDTNKRSLSHILLFIIPSLVGLIMFMIPMKLGGDYTIPIAFLSGWLQDVIGAWIPAIVTYLIVAAAIGTLFVKAVRPAFVRHSPFLASLFDITPFWAAVRVLGAIFAVMTLYQLGPEWVYSDSTGGLLLNDLLPVLFATFIFAGLLLPLLLNFGLLEFIGYSLTKLMRPLFKLPGRSSVDCLASWLGDGTIGVLLTSKQYEEGFYTKKEAAIIGTTFSVVSVTFCLVVISEVGLEDYFLPFYGTVILSGIAAALILPRIPPLSKKEDAFISGEKRTDAEELVPAGHSAISYGFEQAVQTAKKNKPMQVVQSSLQNVLDMLLGVAPTVMTLGTAAVIIAEYTPFFQWLGLPFIPLLELLQIPFAEEASQTIMVGFADMFLPSVIGAGIESELTRFVIATLSVSQLVYMSEVGGLILGTKIPISFKDLIFIFILRTLITLPIIACVAHLIF
- a CDS encoding GGDEF domain-containing protein: MSLHSLKAKWLLGVLAGALGCELMLLSIRLDEYTFTDMRHLATVIAAIYAGPLSAGLSAVIIAAKQKRKYKSNQTLSAGLSAVIIAAARILLFESSSQAFVAAANMLLIGAVCIAAARTSWSQKKKFWFMNLAGEAIVWWSLSINLQEDANYWGIVLFRLIVAVIGGYLIYHITETVFKVGSAYFENQHKSLTDHLTGLRNRRSFDYELRHLFSVNRKGCIQPFSILMLDIDNFKRFNDQYGHIAGDELLRMIAKCMEDVARSAMNISAYRYGGEEFCMILTGYGHKKAVQVAEEVRQKIAGTPFFLPNGEAVHTTISVGAASYPETAKALEAVIMEADQLLYQAKNSGKNQVR